The proteins below come from a single Chryseobacterium bernardetii genomic window:
- a CDS encoding HlyD family secretion protein produces the protein MKKKYTPTDRLITKITGWISVLIVAALAIWGGFTLKNYYRYEQTNDAQVQEYVNPVISRAGGFIVAVKFEENQEVKKGDTLLLIDSREYILQQKQTQAALQKARAELKVLESNTGTTEKEAAAALAQVDANKAKVWKQQLDYNRYKKLYDEESATKQRLEDVKATLDVNESDYKSSQDNYAASVSKINDIQAEKTVVQAEIARLEALLDRHKLDVSYTAVVAAYDGRMGRRTVEVGQMIDAGETLAFIVNNETDKWVVANYKETQIKDMKIGDQVKIVADSYPDREFKGTIISLSPATGSSFSLLPPDNSTGNYVKIVQRIPVRIKVEGKRKDIDILKMGMNVNVYANKKHS, from the coding sequence ATGAAAAAAAAATATACACCAACCGACAGGCTGATTACCAAGATCACAGGATGGATTTCAGTTTTAATCGTTGCCGCACTTGCAATCTGGGGCGGTTTTACCTTAAAAAATTACTACAGATACGAGCAAACCAATGATGCCCAGGTTCAGGAATATGTAAACCCCGTGATTTCAAGGGCAGGCGGATTTATTGTAGCGGTAAAATTTGAAGAAAACCAGGAAGTGAAAAAAGGAGATACTCTTTTATTGATTGATAGCCGCGAATATATTCTCCAGCAAAAGCAAACTCAGGCAGCGCTTCAGAAAGCCCGTGCAGAACTGAAGGTTTTAGAGAGTAATACCGGAACCACGGAAAAGGAAGCAGCTGCAGCGCTTGCACAGGTAGATGCCAACAAAGCAAAAGTCTGGAAGCAACAGCTCGATTATAACCGTTATAAAAAGCTTTATGATGAGGAATCTGCCACCAAACAGAGGCTGGAAGATGTAAAAGCAACATTGGATGTCAATGAAAGTGATTATAAATCGTCTCAGGATAATTATGCAGCTTCGGTATCTAAAATTAACGATATTCAGGCCGAAAAAACAGTAGTGCAGGCCGAAATTGCCAGATTGGAAGCTTTACTGGACCGCCATAAATTAGATGTTAGTTATACAGCAGTTGTAGCGGCATACGACGGAAGAATGGGGAGAAGAACCGTTGAAGTAGGGCAGATGATTGATGCCGGAGAAACACTGGCTTTCATTGTCAATAATGAAACTGATAAATGGGTGGTTGCCAACTATAAAGAAACCCAAATCAAGGATATGAAAATTGGAGATCAGGTAAAAATTGTTGCAGATTCTTATCCTGACAGAGAATTTAAGGGAACCATTATTTCATTATCACCGGCAACCGGTTCCAGTTTTTCATTACTGCCACCCGATAATTCTACAGGGAATTATGTGAAAATTGTACAGCGTATTCCTGTGAGAATCAAAGTGGAAGGGAAAAGAAAAGATATTGATATTCTTAAAATGGGCATGAACGTTAATGTTTACGCCAATAAAAAACATTCCTGA
- a CDS encoding efflux MFS transporter permease, with protein sequence MAKRQMPFFKRWAPEWLVKIILFSMTLPGIIIFFLPLTNINAAAGYYGSEPADIQFSVALFYAGYVGFYSLERRFFSFLAAKEYFLLFTTLQIVACLICYFTREVYVLFPVRFIQGILFAGNVNLSLTLIFTRLNSERGREISFSVFFGILICALPFNNLITADLIDSYNFNIVYKTAIFSYLPGLIFLTLAMTNYRPNVRFHLYKLDWQSFAVFSTILVLAGYIAIFGQEYYWLEDSRILGSVITIIVLAGISIFRQNSIKRPYIDLRVFRYRNFKVGLLILFVMYICRFASGITNSYFATELHLDPFYISYINIFNLSGLVAGVIIACCMVLQKKKIQYVWAPGFLMLLLFHALMYYSFDVQADEFNYYIPLFLQGLGVGLIMVPTIIFIISSVPASIGPSAAATALAIRYLGFCASIALINFFELFEKSRHYNAFQDHITAIDPFVKDFLHKQTAKLTAQGMPEDHAVKASNKLLAGRLNVQDHVRFAMDYYEMMVWLLAGALLLILLFPYLNRTALYLKSRRLSPA encoded by the coding sequence ATGGCTAAAAGACAAATGCCCTTTTTTAAAAGATGGGCACCGGAGTGGCTGGTAAAAATCATTCTTTTCTCAATGACCTTACCGGGAATCATCATATTCTTTCTGCCGCTAACCAATATTAATGCGGCTGCGGGATATTATGGAAGTGAGCCTGCTGATATTCAGTTCTCAGTAGCATTATTCTATGCCGGATATGTAGGATTTTACAGTCTGGAAAGAAGATTTTTCAGCTTTCTGGCGGCAAAAGAGTATTTTCTGTTATTTACTACCTTGCAGATTGTGGCCTGTCTCATCTGCTACTTTACCCGGGAAGTGTATGTTCTTTTTCCTGTACGTTTTATCCAGGGAATCCTGTTTGCAGGAAATGTGAACCTTTCACTAACCTTGATTTTTACACGCTTGAACAGTGAAAGAGGAAGAGAGATCAGTTTTTCCGTATTCTTTGGAATCCTGATCTGCGCATTGCCATTTAATAATCTGATTACAGCTGATCTTATTGATTCTTACAATTTTAATATTGTTTATAAAACAGCCATATTTTCTTACCTGCCGGGACTTATTTTTCTGACACTGGCCATGACTAATTACCGCCCTAATGTGAGATTCCATCTGTATAAACTGGATTGGCAGAGCTTTGCCGTTTTCAGCACCATTTTAGTGCTTGCAGGATATATTGCAATCTTCGGACAGGAATATTACTGGCTGGAAGATAGCAGGATTTTAGGAAGTGTAATCACTATCATCGTATTGGCCGGAATATCAATCTTCCGTCAGAACTCGATTAAAAGGCCCTATATTGATCTTCGGGTTTTCAGATACAGGAATTTCAAAGTAGGGCTATTGATTCTTTTTGTCATGTATATTTGCCGTTTCGCTTCAGGAATCACCAACAGTTATTTTGCGACTGAGCTTCATCTGGATCCGTTTTATATCTCTTACATCAATATTTTTAATCTTTCGGGATTAGTGGCTGGAGTTATCATTGCCTGCTGTATGGTTTTACAGAAGAAAAAAATACAGTATGTATGGGCGCCAGGCTTTCTGATGTTACTGCTGTTCCATGCTTTGATGTATTATTCCTTTGATGTACAGGCAGATGAGTTCAATTACTATATTCCGTTATTCCTTCAGGGATTAGGAGTAGGATTAATTATGGTTCCAACAATTATTTTCATCATATCATCAGTTCCTGCATCCATTGGGCCGTCTGCTGCGGCAACGGCCTTGGCAATCCGTTATCTGGGATTTTGTGCCAGTATTGCATTGATCAACTTTTTTGAACTTTTCGAGAAAAGCCGTCATTACAATGCTTTTCAGGATCATATAACGGCAATTGATCCCTTTGTGAAAGATTTTCTTCACAAGCAGACCGCTAAACTTACAGCCCAAGGAATGCCTGAGGATCATGCAGTAAAAGCTTCCAACAAACTATTGGCAGGAAGACTGAATGTTCAGGATCATGTACGGTTTGCCATGGACTACTACGAAATGATGGTATGGCTTCTGGCCGGGGCGCTGCTGCTAATTCTTCTTTTTCCTTATCTGAACCGTACAGCCCTTTATTTAAAATCCCGAAGGTTATCTCCTGCATAA
- a CDS encoding GlxA family transcriptional regulator, whose protein sequence is MENAAQTEIKNIALLVLPQVQLLDVAGPCDVFTAANLFLPDDKSGIKYQVHLISGTSDNIIYSGSGIPLSCSHTIYDIDFPIDTLLVAGTDLRTLNDINPDLYPYLQNITGRVRRMGSVCVGAFVLAKAGLLKGKQVTTHWKYADMLQQIYPDLNVNVNPFFIQDQGIYTSGGVSSGIDLALALLEEDYGKAIASEVAKHLVLHLKRPGVQTQFGNAVSDYEMLSPLTKIIRNLLKDKLGQSISIEYMAEAVHMSTRNFSRVFLKESGMTPGRFLEKMRLDQAKNMLEYTGMSIDMIAEKCGFRTAISLRRLFLKYLSISPAQYRKICTGTV, encoded by the coding sequence ATGGAAAATGCAGCACAAACAGAAATAAAAAATATAGCACTTTTGGTTTTGCCACAGGTTCAGTTGCTGGATGTTGCCGGCCCCTGTGATGTATTTACTGCAGCCAATCTCTTCTTGCCGGATGATAAATCCGGTATAAAATATCAGGTTCATTTGATATCAGGTACTTCAGACAATATCATCTATTCAGGTTCGGGAATCCCTTTATCGTGTAGCCATACCATTTATGATATAGACTTTCCGATAGATACATTACTGGTTGCCGGTACAGATCTTAGAACACTGAATGATATTAATCCCGACCTTTATCCTTATCTGCAAAATATTACAGGAAGAGTAAGGCGTATGGGATCTGTTTGTGTAGGAGCATTTGTTCTGGCTAAAGCAGGATTGTTAAAAGGAAAACAGGTTACTACCCATTGGAAATATGCTGACATGCTACAGCAAATTTATCCCGATCTGAATGTAAATGTCAATCCGTTTTTTATTCAGGACCAGGGAATCTACACTTCAGGAGGAGTTTCTTCCGGAATAGATCTCGCACTGGCATTACTGGAAGAAGATTATGGAAAGGCAATCGCTTCAGAAGTAGCCAAGCATCTTGTTTTACATTTAAAAAGACCCGGTGTGCAAACCCAGTTTGGAAATGCTGTTTCCGATTATGAAATGCTTTCTCCGCTCACAAAAATAATCAGAAACTTACTTAAAGATAAGCTTGGGCAGTCCATCAGTATAGAATATATGGCTGAAGCCGTACACATGAGTACCCGCAATTTCTCCAGGGTATTTCTGAAGGAGTCAGGAATGACACCTGGTAGGTTCCTTGAAAAAATGAGACTGGATCAGGCCAAGAATATGTTGGAATATACAGGTATGAGCATTGATATGATTGCTGAAAAATGTGGTTTCCGCACTGCAATTTCTCTTCGAAGGTTATTTTTGAAATACCTATCCATCTCTCCGGCCCAATATCGGAAAATCTGTACCGGAACAGTATAA
- a CDS encoding DJ-1/PfpI family protein, which produces MNVAFLIYDQVEALDLNGPLDVFIKANAIAEGSYHCYTVGKTREAVFMEANIMAIIPTYDVKTAPQPDMIVIPGANPDRVMEYLEDDDFQNTVIQWVKDHYHNGTTVFTICTGSMQLSKTGILDHYEITTHSMMLDTLEQHNTESTVKRDARFVDQGRLITTAGITAGIDAALYLVGKQHGRELADTIAKIFEYQPAGFNY; this is translated from the coding sequence ATGAATGTAGCATTTTTAATTTATGATCAGGTAGAAGCTCTTGATCTGAATGGTCCTTTGGACGTCTTTATTAAAGCGAATGCAATAGCCGAAGGCAGCTATCACTGCTATACTGTTGGGAAAACCAGGGAGGCCGTATTTATGGAAGCCAATATAATGGCAATTATTCCAACATATGATGTGAAAACGGCTCCCCAACCTGATATGATTGTCATTCCTGGTGCCAATCCTGATCGTGTAATGGAATATCTGGAAGATGATGATTTTCAGAATACGGTCATTCAATGGGTAAAAGATCATTATCATAACGGAACTACTGTTTTCACCATATGTACAGGAAGTATGCAGCTATCCAAAACTGGGATACTGGATCATTATGAAATTACGACCCATTCTATGATGCTGGATACTTTGGAGCAGCATAATACTGAAAGTACTGTGAAAAGAGATGCCCGTTTCGTTGATCAGGGTCGGTTAATTACTACAGCAGGGATTACAGCCGGCATAGATGCAGCTCTATATCTGGTAGGAAAACAACACGGGCGGGAACTTGCAGATACTATTGCAAAGATTTTTGAATATCAACCAGCAGGATTTAACTACTGA
- a CDS encoding helix-turn-helix domain-containing protein yields the protein MKFIHQIDSSKFIFFELQHCPQNYMNSIQRVHLFEIIWLLSDHTAVNTGHCMYLVPLYRSEKISFDGKKGYVIAFKREYLEEDDKEFALDVFKLFNIHGQYTSFYPDNNIVDTLHYLRILIEKEYKNSMGSYLVLKSLLKVFLLNLIRASQHYFLHQDIHQKRVYQFIMLMDEHYKTERKADFYSAKMGISEKRINQILKEKMNKTLTQLLHERVIVEAERMLISGELTIKEIAFDLNFEDPAYFSRFYKKQTGYTPEEFKKLNGCL from the coding sequence ATGAAATTCATCCATCAGATAGATTCATCGAAGTTTATTTTTTTTGAACTTCAACACTGTCCGCAGAACTATATGAACAGTATCCAGCGGGTTCATCTCTTTGAAATCATCTGGCTGCTGAGTGATCATACTGCAGTTAATACAGGTCATTGCATGTATCTGGTTCCCCTGTACCGTTCTGAAAAAATAAGTTTTGATGGAAAGAAAGGATATGTAATCGCTTTCAAAAGAGAATATCTGGAAGAAGATGACAAAGAATTTGCACTGGATGTTTTCAAGCTTTTCAATATACATGGGCAGTATACAAGCTTTTATCCGGATAATAATATTGTAGACACACTCCATTATCTTAGGATATTGATTGAAAAAGAATATAAGAACTCAATGGGGAGTTATCTGGTACTAAAATCATTACTGAAAGTATTTCTTCTAAACCTGATCCGTGCCAGCCAGCATTATTTTTTACATCAGGATATCCATCAGAAGAGAGTGTATCAGTTCATTATGCTGATGGATGAGCATTACAAAACCGAACGTAAGGCAGACTTTTATTCCGCAAAAATGGGGATCAGTGAAAAACGGATCAATCAGATTCTGAAAGAAAAAATGAATAAGACCCTTACGCAATTACTGCATGAAAGAGTGATAGTAGAGGCAGAAAGGATGCTGATTTCTGGAGAACTTACAATAAAAGAGATTGCGTTTGATCTGAACTTTGAAGATCCCGCATATTTCTCCCGGTTCTATAAAAAACAGACAGGATACACTCCGGAGGAATTTAAGAAGCTGAATGGCTGTCTGTAG
- a CDS encoding DAPG hydrolase family protein: MKLTKETEKVIFRDINALLSSKPIALEAGIRRLDNGMLHIAMRNVLHQCKGKMLDWWFKYFETTADLKLWHPHDHVEHGGWDSKWIKNKNYIGATIHATESLGDIPPVPATIKFHDPAEVFDPETLKKAYADGSVSAVIYARIGFGEEAPVDDNGDPVDGYMFHVVRDTVQGCTLRSHFYLGALMADSENKLSEEVGFGLMEHCYSEFTYLAQLLPSLYYAENKYGDKAPLIW, from the coding sequence ATGAAACTTACAAAGGAAACCGAAAAAGTAATATTCAGGGATATTAATGCGCTATTATCCTCCAAACCCATAGCTCTTGAAGCAGGAATCAGAAGACTGGACAACGGAATGCTCCATATTGCAATGAGGAATGTTCTGCATCAATGTAAAGGAAAAATGCTGGATTGGTGGTTTAAATATTTTGAAACGACAGCAGATCTCAAACTCTGGCATCCTCATGACCATGTAGAGCATGGTGGATGGGACAGCAAATGGATAAAAAATAAAAATTATATTGGAGCAACCATACATGCTACAGAATCTCTGGGAGATATTCCACCAGTACCTGCAACTATAAAATTTCATGATCCTGCAGAAGTATTTGATCCTGAAACTTTGAAGAAGGCTTATGCTGATGGATCTGTAAGTGCAGTAATTTATGCAAGGATAGGTTTCGGTGAAGAGGCTCCTGTAGATGATAATGGTGATCCTGTTGACGGTTATATGTTTCACGTGGTGAGAGATACAGTGCAGGGATGTACATTGAGAAGTCATTTCTATCTTGGAGCATTGATGGCAGACAGCGAAAATAAGCTGTCAGAGGAAGTGGGGTTCGGATTAATGGAACACTGCTATAGTGAATTCACCTATCTCGCACAGCTTCTTCCTTCCCTTTATTATGCTGAAAATAAATATGGTGATAAAGCTCCGCTTATTTGGTAG